One window of the Lysobacter sp. S4-A87 genome contains the following:
- the rpsP gene encoding 30S ribosomal protein S16, producing MVKIRLARGGAKKRPFYHVIVTDSRNARDGRNIERVGFYNPVAQGAEKRVELNVERIAHWVGNGAQLTDKVAVLYKEAAKAATAA from the coding sequence ATGGTCAAGATTCGTCTCGCACGCGGCGGCGCCAAGAAGCGTCCGTTCTACCACGTCATCGTCACCGACAGCCGCAACGCCCGTGACGGCCGCAACATCGAGCGCGTTGGCTTCTACAACCCGGTCGCCCAGGGCGCCGAGAAGCGCGTCGAGCTCAACGTCGAGCGCATCGCTCACTGGGTTGGCAACGGCGCGCAGCTGACCGACAAGGTCGCCGTGCTGTACAAGGAAGCGGCCAAGGCCGCGACCGCAGCCTGA